A window of the Streptomyces sp. NBC_01351 genome harbors these coding sequences:
- a CDS encoding M23 family metallopeptidase, with amino-acid sequence MASNLPAPEGIENQEPPTAGAWGEWNPTEDSVRPVRGKHRVARQRGGLARSSTVLGVGVIAAVGAGGIATAQDRPQVAISLPSLSDLPSLPEVMDGDFSAEGGSGGDARKAGAEAGKTGIIPQQADRRADAGEVLRNRILQQAESQQDAAEAQAQAEAEQAARDAAAQEAKAKLDAAQKAVEDAKAAAEAKAAAEAKAAEEAAAAAAAKAEQERLAKLAGSYSLPTSAYTITSHYGVAGSMWSSGYHTGLDLAAPTGTPVKAVAAGKITSAGWSGAYGYRIVLELEDGTEVWYCHLSSMSVTSGSVGAGDTIGRVGATGNVTGPHLHLEVRKGGSTVDPLAWLESKGLNV; translated from the coding sequence GTGGCCTCCAACTTGCCTGCCCCCGAAGGCATCGAGAACCAGGAGCCGCCTACCGCGGGCGCCTGGGGCGAGTGGAATCCCACCGAGGATTCGGTCCGTCCCGTACGGGGCAAGCACCGCGTCGCCCGCCAGCGCGGGGGACTCGCGCGCAGCTCCACCGTGCTGGGCGTCGGCGTCATCGCGGCCGTCGGCGCGGGCGGCATAGCCACCGCGCAGGACCGGCCGCAGGTCGCGATATCCCTCCCCTCGCTGTCGGACCTCCCCTCGCTGCCCGAGGTGATGGACGGCGACTTCTCCGCCGAGGGGGGCTCCGGGGGCGACGCGCGGAAGGCGGGCGCGGAGGCCGGGAAGACCGGGATCATCCCGCAGCAGGCCGACCGCCGCGCGGACGCCGGCGAGGTGCTGCGCAACCGCATCCTCCAGCAGGCCGAGTCCCAGCAGGACGCCGCCGAGGCCCAGGCGCAGGCGGAGGCCGAGCAGGCCGCGCGGGACGCCGCCGCGCAGGAGGCCAAGGCGAAGCTGGACGCGGCGCAGAAGGCCGTCGAGGACGCGAAGGCCGCCGCCGAGGCGAAGGCCGCGGCCGAGGCCAAGGCCGCCGAGGAGGCCGCCGCGGCCGCAGCGGCCAAGGCCGAGCAGGAGCGCCTCGCCAAGCTGGCCGGCAGCTACTCGCTGCCCACCTCCGCCTACACCATCACCTCGCACTACGGGGTCGCCGGCTCCATGTGGTCCTCCGGGTACCACACCGGCCTCGACCTCGCGGCCCCCACCGGCACCCCGGTCAAGGCCGTGGCCGCCGGGAAGATCACCTCTGCCGGGTGGTCCGGGGCGTACGGCTACCGGATCGTGCTGGAGCTCGAGGACGGCACGGAGGTCTGGTACTGCCACCTCTCCTCGATGTCGGTGACCTCCGGGTCGGTCGGCGCCGGAGACACCATCGGCCGCGTCGGCGCCACCGGCAATGTCACCGGCCCCCATCTGCACCTGGAAGTACGCAAGGGCGGCTCGACGGTGGACCCCCTGGCCTGGCTGGAGTCCAAGGGCCTGAACGTCTGA
- a CDS encoding PP2C family protein-serine/threonine phosphatase codes for MVGLGRQGDVDDRAGGAGSGVVTQLLRALPCVLIGFGLVFDLTTPPSFTGSPFFSAAPLVAAPLLTLRGAALIGVLASLAVFALHIYHGTSWEVAALTELATVVTVSGLAILINRVVRRSGERLASAREIAEAAQRAVLPTPAERIAGLSVSARYEAAQADAFIGGDLYAVQDTPYGVRLAVGDVRGKGLGAVEAVAVVLGAFREAAETEPTLEGVAQRLERALAREGARRDSLDAVEGFTTCVLGEIPAGAGMLRLLNRGHPEPLLLHANGELAVLASAEPALPLGMGELGGWPDAAQEWAFPAGTTLLLFTDGLTEARNLAGDFYDPADRLRGRIFPGPQELLGALSSDVRRHTGGGATDDMALLAVGRPGRGQPKRRRTVPVVRREGSA; via the coding sequence GTGGTGGGGCTGGGCCGGCAGGGCGACGTGGACGACCGTGCGGGCGGAGCCGGGAGCGGGGTGGTGACGCAACTCCTGCGGGCGCTGCCGTGCGTACTCATCGGGTTCGGCCTCGTCTTCGACCTGACGACCCCGCCCAGCTTCACCGGATCCCCCTTCTTCTCGGCGGCCCCTCTGGTCGCCGCTCCCCTCCTCACCCTCCGGGGCGCCGCACTGATCGGCGTACTGGCCTCGCTCGCGGTGTTCGCGCTGCACATCTACCACGGCACGTCCTGGGAGGTGGCGGCGCTCACCGAGCTGGCCACCGTCGTCACCGTCTCCGGGCTGGCGATCCTGATCAACCGGGTGGTGCGGCGCAGTGGTGAACGGCTGGCCTCCGCACGCGAGATCGCCGAAGCCGCGCAGCGGGCGGTGCTGCCGACGCCCGCCGAGCGGATCGCCGGGCTGTCCGTCTCCGCGCGCTACGAGGCCGCGCAGGCCGACGCCTTCATCGGCGGGGACCTGTACGCGGTCCAGGACACCCCGTACGGAGTGCGCCTGGCGGTGGGCGACGTACGGGGCAAGGGGCTGGGTGCGGTGGAGGCCGTCGCGGTGGTCCTCGGCGCGTTCCGGGAGGCGGCGGAGACCGAGCCGACGCTGGAGGGCGTGGCGCAGCGGCTGGAGCGGGCCCTGGCCCGGGAGGGCGCCCGGCGCGACAGTCTGGACGCGGTCGAGGGGTTCACCACGTGCGTGCTCGGCGAGATCCCGGCGGGAGCGGGGATGTTGCGGCTGCTCAACCGGGGCCACCCCGAGCCGCTGCTGCTGCACGCGAACGGGGAACTGGCCGTGCTCGCCTCGGCGGAGCCCGCACTGCCGCTCGGGATGGGGGAACTGGGCGGGTGGCCGGACGCGGCTCAGGAGTGGGCCTTCCCGGCGGGGACCACCCTGCTGCTGTTCACGGACGGCCTGACCGAGGCCCGGAACCTGGCGGGCGACTTCTATGATCCGGCGGACCGGCTGCGCGGGCGGATCTTCCCCGGGCCGCAGGAGCTGCTCGGCGCGCTCAGCAGCGATGTGCGCCGGCACACGGGCGGCGGGGCGACGGACGACATGGCCCTGCTCGCGGTGGGTCGGCCCGGGCGGGGGCAGCCGAAGCGGCGAAGGACCGTACCCGTGGTGCGCCGGGAGGGCAGTGCGTAG
- a CDS encoding chloride channel protein, producing the protein MAEPRSRSDQPASDDQPQEPDVLRKILRSPGYLKMLAFCALIGIPVSLAAFWLLVMLRELEYALWGDLPQALGWDTPPWWWPIPLLLVAGVGVGLVVTHMPGAGGHVPAAGVQLGGSSSAALPGVLLAALFALPFGAVLGPEAPLIALGGGLALVFRDLAQMPATAQSTALLGAAGAAAAVSAIFGNPLIAAVLLIEVAGVGGPRLFAVMLPALLSSGVGSLVFTGLGHWTGLGTGDLSLNLSTPIPRLDVGDVLWALVIAVALAVCLHPVVAGARRVAAYVAGRPFVRTVQCALGAAVCAALYALITGRSPAEVASSGQSTIGELAADPQSWGVGALIAVLLFKGIGYALCLGSLRGGPVFPTLFLGAAAGVLLAPLPGLGPVPGMAAGMAAAAATMLRLPVSSVVLVVLLLGSTAMMPVVILAAVVAFVVTELLPARPAAVSRA; encoded by the coding sequence ATGGCGGAGCCGCGTTCTCGATCCGATCAGCCTGCGAGCGATGACCAGCCGCAGGAACCGGACGTCCTGCGGAAGATCCTCCGCAGTCCCGGCTATCTGAAGATGCTCGCCTTCTGCGCCCTCATCGGCATTCCGGTGTCCCTCGCGGCCTTCTGGCTCCTCGTCATGCTCCGCGAGCTGGAGTACGCGCTGTGGGGCGACCTCCCGCAGGCGCTCGGCTGGGACACCCCGCCCTGGTGGTGGCCGATCCCCCTGCTGCTCGTGGCCGGCGTGGGCGTCGGCCTCGTCGTCACGCACATGCCGGGCGCCGGCGGGCACGTTCCCGCCGCCGGCGTGCAGTTGGGGGGCAGTTCCTCGGCCGCGCTGCCCGGGGTGCTGCTGGCGGCGCTGTTCGCCCTGCCGTTCGGCGCCGTCCTCGGGCCCGAGGCCCCGCTGATCGCGCTGGGCGGCGGGCTGGCCCTGGTGTTCCGCGACCTCGCGCAGATGCCGGCGACGGCGCAGAGCACCGCCCTCCTGGGCGCCGCCGGAGCCGCGGCGGCCGTCTCCGCGATCTTCGGCAACCCGTTGATCGCCGCGGTGCTGCTGATCGAGGTGGCCGGCGTGGGCGGGCCGCGGCTGTTCGCGGTCATGCTGCCGGCCCTGCTCTCCAGCGGGGTCGGGTCCCTGGTGTTCACGGGCCTCGGCCACTGGACGGGGCTCGGGACCGGGGACCTCTCGCTGAACCTCTCCACGCCGATCCCGCGGCTGGACGTGGGGGACGTGCTCTGGGCGCTGGTCATCGCCGTGGCCCTCGCCGTCTGCCTGCACCCCGTGGTGGCCGGGGCCCGGCGGGTCGCCGCTTACGTCGCCGGACGGCCCTTCGTGCGGACCGTCCAGTGCGCGTTGGGTGCTGCCGTCTGCGCCGCCCTCTACGCGCTGATCACCGGCCGCTCGCCCGCCGAGGTCGCGTCCTCCGGTCAGAGCACCATCGGCGAACTGGCCGCCGACCCGCAGTCCTGGGGCGTGGGCGCGCTGATCGCCGTCCTGCTGTTCAAAGGCATCGGCTACGCGCTCTGCCTCGGCAGCCTGCGCGGCGGGCCCGTGTTCCCCACGCTCTTCCTCGGCGCGGCGGCGGGGGTCCTCCTCGCGCCGCTGCCCGGGCTGGGCCCCGTACCGGGGATGGCGGCGGGGATGGCGGCGGCCGCGGCGACCATGCTGAGGCTCCCGGTGAGCAGCGTCGTCCTCGTGGTCCTGCTCCTGGGCAGCACCGCCATGATGCCGGTCGTGATCCTGGCGGCCGTGGTCGCTTTCGTCGTCACCGAGCTGCTGCCCGCCCGGCCTGCGGCGGTGTCCCGGGCATGA
- a CDS encoding YhjD/YihY/BrkB family envelope integrity protein — protein MSESEPNARSRLLAAPGWMRRHTPLLGRLVDQLAAVNVLDCATRLAAQAFLGAIPALFVLGAIAPDWVQEQFVSSIRTTLGLQDAALDQVRSVYSATDATAAASTGAVGVVVTLLSATACSRALQRMCERSWHLPKAKARLAAWRWLAWIGVWLTALLFQGPVQDAFGSGRLTGLLLAVVSGTALWWWTQHLLLGARVPWLPLLPGAVLAGVGQQLLSSASQIYMPHAVERSMQQFGSLGSVFVLLSWLIMLFVVITVAVAVGYVVAREPLPARWLRTPMDPLPPAR, from the coding sequence GTGTCCGAGTCCGAACCGAATGCCCGGTCGCGTCTGCTCGCCGCGCCCGGCTGGATGCGCAGGCACACCCCGCTGCTCGGCCGGCTCGTCGACCAGCTCGCGGCCGTCAACGTGCTGGACTGCGCGACCAGACTGGCCGCCCAGGCCTTCCTCGGCGCGATCCCCGCCCTGTTCGTCCTCGGCGCGATCGCACCCGATTGGGTCCAGGAGCAGTTCGTCTCGTCCATCCGCACCACGCTGGGACTCCAGGACGCCGCGCTGGATCAGGTGCGGTCCGTGTACTCCGCCACCGACGCGACCGCCGCGGCGAGCACCGGCGCGGTGGGGGTCGTGGTGACGCTGCTGTCGGCGACCGCCTGCAGCCGCGCCCTGCAGCGGATGTGCGAGCGCTCCTGGCACCTCCCCAAGGCCAAGGCCCGGCTCGCCGCGTGGCGCTGGCTGGCCTGGATCGGCGTCTGGCTGACCGCCCTGCTCTTCCAGGGGCCGGTGCAGGACGCCTTCGGCAGCGGCCGGCTCACCGGCCTCCTGCTGGCCGTGGTCAGCGGCACGGCGCTGTGGTGGTGGACCCAGCACCTACTGCTCGGCGCCCGCGTCCCGTGGCTGCCGCTGCTGCCCGGCGCGGTACTGGCCGGGGTGGGGCAGCAGTTGCTTTCCTCGGCGTCCCAGATCTACATGCCGCACGCCGTGGAGCGCAGCATGCAGCAGTTCGGCAGCCTCGGCTCGGTCTTCGTGCTGCTGTCCTGGCTGATCATGCTGTTCGTCGTCATCACGGTCGCCGTCGCCGTCGGGTACGTGGTCGCGCGCGAGCCCCTCCCGGCCCGCTGGCTGCGCACGCCGATGGACCCGCTGCCACCAGCACGGTGA
- a CDS encoding DEAD/DEAH box helicase, protein MSISSSDHAVMPENDSNEIVAVEIIEALEADVTTDPAIDSIDDEADNGAADAYADDEADDTDADAEPTITFGDLGLPDGIVRKLAQNGVTAPFPIQAATIPDALAGKDILGRGRTGSGKTLSFGLPTLASLAGGHTEKKKPRAIILTPTRELAMQVADALQPYGDVLGLKMKVVCGGTSMSNQIFALERGVDVLVATPGRLRDIINRGACSLANVQVAVLDEADQMADLGFLPEVTELLDQIPGGGQRMLFSATMENEIGTLVKRYLTNPVTHEVDSAQGNVTTMTHHVLVVKPKDKAPVTAAIAARKGRTIIFVRTQLGADRIAEQLVEAGVKADALHGGMTQGARTRVLADFKDGYVNALVATDVAARGIHVDGIDLVLNVDPAGDHKDYLHRSGRTARAGKSGVVVSLALPHQRRQIFRLMEDAGVDASRHIVQGAGAFEPEVAEITGARSLTEVQADSANNAAKQAEREVAELTKQLERLSRRAVELREEADRLVARSARERGEDPEAAVAEVAEAAEAEVAAAAAAAAAELAAQERREEQRAQRDDRGNFERRDNRGGDRGGDRGGFRRDDRGGDRGGDRGGFRRDDRGDRGGDRGGFRSGGDRPTGGGFRRDDRPSGGFNRDDRGGDRGGFRSGGDRPTGGGFRRDDRPSGGFRSGGDRPTGGGFRRDDRPSGGFNRDDRGGDRGGFRSGGDRPSTGNGTYNRDDRQSSGGFRSGGGDRPFNRDRRDDRPSGGFRSGGAGDRPYGRRDDHRPSGSGSTGSFGGRRDDKPRWKRNG, encoded by the coding sequence ATGTCCATTTCCAGTTCTGACCACGCCGTCATGCCCGAGAACGACTCGAACGAGATCGTTGCAGTCGAGATCATCGAGGCTCTTGAAGCCGACGTGACGACCGACCCGGCCATCGACTCCATCGACGACGAGGCCGACAACGGCGCCGCCGACGCTTACGCGGACGACGAGGCCGACGACACCGACGCCGACGCCGAGCCCACGATCACCTTCGGGGACCTCGGTCTCCCGGACGGCATCGTGCGCAAGCTCGCGCAGAACGGTGTCACCGCCCCCTTCCCGATCCAGGCCGCGACCATCCCGGACGCCCTGGCCGGCAAGGACATCCTCGGCCGTGGCCGCACCGGCTCCGGCAAGACCCTCTCCTTCGGTCTGCCGACCCTGGCCTCGCTGGCCGGCGGCCACACCGAGAAGAAGAAGCCCCGCGCGATCATCCTCACGCCGACGCGTGAGCTCGCGATGCAGGTCGCGGACGCCCTCCAGCCCTACGGCGACGTGCTCGGCCTGAAGATGAAGGTCGTCTGCGGCGGTACCTCCATGAGCAACCAGATCTTCGCTCTGGAGCGCGGTGTCGACGTCCTCGTCGCCACCCCGGGCCGTCTGCGCGACATCATCAACCGCGGCGCCTGCTCCCTGGCGAACGTCCAGGTCGCGGTCCTCGACGAGGCCGACCAGATGGCGGACCTGGGCTTCCTGCCCGAGGTCACCGAGCTGCTCGACCAGATCCCCGGCGGCGGCCAGCGCATGCTCTTCTCCGCCACCATGGAGAACGAGATCGGCACCCTGGTCAAGCGCTACCTGACCAACCCCGTCACGCACGAGGTCGACAGCGCCCAGGGCAACGTCACGACCATGACGCACCACGTCCTCGTCGTGAAGCCGAAGGACAAGGCGCCGGTCACGGCCGCCATCGCCGCCCGTAAGGGCCGCACCATCATCTTCGTCCGCACCCAGCTGGGCGCCGACCGCATCGCCGAGCAGCTCGTCGAGGCCGGCGTGAAGGCCGACGCGCTGCACGGCGGCATGACGCAGGGTGCCCGTACCCGCGTCCTCGCCGACTTCAAGGACGGCTACGTCAACGCGCTCGTCGCGACCGACGTCGCCGCCCGCGGCATCCACGTCGACGGCATCGACCTGGTCCTGAACGTGGACCCGGCCGGTGACCACAAGGACTACCTGCACCGCTCGGGCCGTACCGCCCGCGCCGGCAAGTCCGGTGTCGTCGTCTCGCTGGCGCTTCCGCACCAGCGTCGCCAGATCTTCCGCCTGATGGAGGACGCGGGCGTCGACGCCTCGCGCCACATCGTCCAGGGCGCCGGCGCCTTCGAGCCGGAGGTCGCCGAGATCACCGGTGCGCGTTCGCTGACCGAGGTCCAGGCCGACTCCGCGAACAACGCCGCCAAGCAGGCCGAGCGCGAGGTCGCCGAGCTCACCAAGCAGCTGGAGCGCCTGTCGCGCCGTGCCGTGGAGCTGCGCGAGGAGGCCGACCGCCTGGTCGCCCGCTCCGCGCGTGAGCGTGGCGAGGACCCGGAGGCCGCTGTCGCCGAGGTGGCCGAGGCCGCCGAGGCCGAGGTCGCGGCTGCCGCCGCTGCCGCTGCCGCCGAACTGGCCGCGCAGGAGCGCCGCGAGGAGCAGCGCGCCCAGCGCGACGACCGCGGCAACTTCGAGCGCCGTGACAACCGTGGCGGCGACCGCGGCGGTGACCGTGGCGGCTTCCGCCGCGACGACCGCGGTGGCGACCGCGGCGGTGACCGTGGTGGCTTCCGTCGCGATGACCGCGGGGACCGCGGTGGCGACCGTGGCGGCTTCCGTTCCGGTGGCGACCGTCCGACCGGTGGTGGCTTCCGTCGTGACGACCGTCCGTCCGGTGGCTTCAACCGTGACGACCGCGGTGGCGACCGTGGCGGCTTCCGTTCCGGTGGCGACCGTCCGACCGGTGGTGGCTTCCGCCGCGATGACCGTCCGTCCGGTGGCTTCCGTTCCGGTGGCGACCGTCCGACCGGTGGTGGCTTCCGTCGTGACGACCGTCCGTCCGGTGGCTTCAACCGTGACGACCGCGGTGGCGACCGTGGCGGCTTCCGCTCCGGCGGCGACCGTCCGTCCACGGGCAACGGCACCTACAACCGTGACGACCGCCAGTCCTCGGGCGGCTTCCGCTCCGGTGGCGGCGACCGTCCGTTCAACCGTGACCGTCGTGACGACCGTCCGTCCGGTGGCTTCCGCTCCGGCGGCGCCGGCGACCGTCCGTATGGCCGCCGCGACGACCACCGCCCCTCCGGTTCCGGTTCCACCGGTTCCTTCGGCGGCCGCCGCGACGACAAGCCGCGCTGGAAGCGCAACGGCTGA
- the crcB gene encoding fluoride efflux transporter CrcB, whose protein sequence is MNWLLVVAGAAVGAPLRYLTDRAVQARHDSVFPWGTFVVNAAGCLVLGVLTGAVLAGAASSRLVLLLGTGLCGALSTYSTFSYETLRLVERGWKFLAAANVVASVLVGLGAVHLGSHVARQLFG, encoded by the coding sequence GTGAACTGGCTGCTCGTGGTGGCGGGGGCGGCGGTCGGTGCGCCCCTGCGCTATCTGACGGACCGGGCGGTGCAGGCCCGCCACGATTCGGTGTTCCCGTGGGGGACCTTCGTGGTGAACGCGGCCGGCTGCCTGGTGCTGGGGGTGCTGACCGGGGCGGTGCTGGCCGGGGCGGCCTCCTCGCGGCTGGTGCTGCTGCTGGGGACCGGGCTGTGCGGGGCGCTGAGCACGTACTCGACGTTCTCCTACGAGACGCTGCGGCTCGTGGAGCGCGGCTGGAAGTTCCTGGCCGCCGCGAACGTGGTGGCGTCGGTGCTGGTCGGGCTGGGCGCCGTACATCTCGGGTCGCACGTGGCACGGCAGCTGTTCGGCTGA
- a CDS encoding FluC/FEX family fluoride channel, with protein sequence MTEPAPGAEAIDPDVDLHVPAQRAEPQGRVLAAVAVGGAVGASARYGISLLWPAGPGDFPWATLWINVAGCALIGVLMVLVSEGGRSAHPLVRPFAGVGVLGGFTTFSAYAADFSRLLDEGEAGTALSYAGLTVVAALVAVWAAAAGTRLAVGGRGRRVPAR encoded by the coding sequence GTGACCGAGCCGGCCCCCGGCGCCGAGGCCATCGACCCGGACGTCGACCTCCACGTGCCCGCGCAACGCGCCGAGCCACAGGGCCGGGTGCTCGCGGCGGTGGCGGTGGGCGGGGCCGTCGGCGCCTCGGCGCGGTACGGGATCTCCCTGCTGTGGCCGGCCGGGCCCGGGGACTTCCCGTGGGCGACCCTGTGGATCAACGTGGCCGGGTGTGCGCTGATCGGCGTGCTGATGGTGCTGGTCAGTGAGGGCGGGCGGTCCGCGCATCCGCTGGTGCGGCCCTTCGCCGGGGTCGGGGTGCTCGGCGGCTTCACCACCTTCTCCGCCTACGCGGCGGACTTCTCGCGGCTCCTGGACGAGGGCGAGGCCGGCACCGCGCTGTCCTACGCCGGGCTCACGGTCGTGGCGGCGCTGGTCGCGGTGTGGGCGGCGGCCGCGGGGACGCGCCTCGCCGTCGGGGGGCGGGGCCGGCGGGTGCCCGCGCGGTGA
- a CDS encoding metallopeptidase family protein: MLEMTREEFEELVAEALDRIPPELTRLMDNVAVFVEDEPPADDPELLGLYEGTPLTDRGEWYAGVLPDRITIYRNPTLRMCEDRESVVAETEVTVVHEIAHHFGIDDERLHALGYG; encoded by the coding sequence GTGCTGGAGATGACGCGCGAGGAGTTCGAAGAGCTCGTCGCAGAGGCCCTGGACCGCATTCCGCCGGAGCTGACGCGGCTGATGGACAACGTGGCGGTGTTCGTCGAGGACGAACCACCGGCCGATGACCCCGAGCTGCTGGGTCTCTACGAGGGGACCCCGCTGACCGACCGCGGCGAGTGGTACGCCGGGGTGCTGCCGGACCGGATCACCATCTACCGCAACCCCACGTTGCGGATGTGCGAGGACCGGGAGAGCGTGGTCGCGGAGACGGAGGTCACCGTGGTCCACGAGATCGCCCACCACTTCGGGATCGACGACGAACGGCTGCACGCCCTGGGGTACGGGTGA
- a CDS encoding cytochrome c biogenesis CcdA family protein, with amino-acid sequence MTDIGYLAALLGGLLALLSPCSALLLPAFFAYSIDSASRLLARTGIFYAGLASTLVPLGAAGSYAGRFFHGNRDTLVLAGGWLIIALGAAQILGLGFASKRISELSGRIRPTTALSVYALGAVYGLAGFCAGPILGSVLTVAAVSGSPVYGGLLLAVYALGMAVPLFLLALLWERFELGKRRWLRGRVFTVGRFELHTTSLLSGLFFITLGTLFLVYDGASALPGLLDVDDSYAVEAWVQSVADTVPDWALLGLIGAAAAAFGLVQWRRGAVRQRAAARQTE; translated from the coding sequence GTGACCGACATCGGCTACCTGGCGGCCCTGCTCGGCGGCCTCCTCGCCCTGCTCAGCCCGTGCAGCGCGCTGCTGCTGCCCGCCTTCTTCGCGTACTCGATCGACTCCGCCTCCCGGCTCCTCGCGCGCACCGGGATCTTCTACGCGGGCCTCGCGAGCACCCTCGTACCGCTGGGGGCGGCCGGTTCGTATGCCGGCCGCTTCTTCCACGGCAACCGCGACACCCTCGTCCTCGCGGGCGGATGGCTGATCATCGCGCTCGGCGCCGCCCAGATCCTGGGCCTCGGCTTCGCCTCGAAGCGGATCTCCGAGCTCTCCGGGAGGATCCGGCCGACCACCGCCCTGTCGGTGTACGCCCTCGGCGCGGTCTACGGCCTGGCCGGCTTCTGCGCGGGCCCGATCCTGGGCAGCGTCCTGACGGTGGCGGCGGTGAGCGGCAGCCCCGTCTACGGGGGCCTGCTGCTGGCCGTCTACGCGCTCGGGATGGCCGTCCCGCTCTTCCTGCTGGCCCTGCTCTGGGAGCGGTTCGAGCTCGGCAAGCGGCGCTGGCTGCGCGGACGGGTCTTCACGGTGGGCCGCTTCGAGCTGCACACCACCTCGCTGCTGTCCGGGCTGTTCTTCATCACCCTGGGCACGCTGTTCCTCGTCTACGACGGGGCGAGCGCGCTGCCGGGGCTGCTGGACGTGGACGACTCGTACGCGGTGGAGGCGTGGGTCCAGTCGGTGGCGGACACGGTCCCGGACTGGGCGCTGCTCGGGCTGATCGGCGCCGCGGCGGCGGCCTTCGGGCTGGTCCAGTGGCGGCGCGGGGCGGTCCGGCAGCGCGCGGCGGCACGGCAGACGGAGTGA
- a CDS encoding DsbA family protein: MSSPSSRKPLLISAGVAVAAVTLGLVSWQATAPQEGGSRGAGAGATATAPANDPAAAQLKALARREAGDKLAVGRADAPVVLIEYSDFKCGYCAKFARDTEPELVKKYVEDGTLRIEWRNFPIFGAESEAAAKAAWAAGQQDRFQQFHAAAYAEGSKEKGFAEDRLLDLARQAGVPDLERFKADMAGEQAAAALKKDQDEGYRIGVTSTPSFLVGGKPIAGAQPLPAFTAAIAEAQAKAAAQQ, from the coding sequence ATGTCCTCTCCTTCCTCCCGCAAGCCCCTCCTCATCTCCGCCGGGGTCGCCGTGGCCGCCGTCACTCTCGGTCTCGTTTCCTGGCAGGCCACGGCCCCGCAGGAGGGGGGATCCCGCGGCGCCGGGGCCGGCGCCACCGCCACCGCGCCCGCCAACGACCCCGCCGCCGCGCAGCTGAAGGCGCTCGCCCGCCGCGAGGCCGGCGACAAGCTCGCCGTGGGCCGCGCCGACGCGCCCGTCGTGCTGATCGAGTACTCCGACTTCAAGTGCGGCTACTGCGCCAAGTTCGCCCGGGACACCGAGCCCGAACTGGTGAAGAAGTACGTGGAGGACGGCACCCTCCGCATCGAGTGGCGGAACTTCCCGATCTTCGGAGCCGAGTCGGAGGCCGCCGCCAAGGCCGCCTGGGCGGCGGGGCAGCAGGACCGGTTCCAGCAGTTCCACGCGGCCGCGTACGCCGAGGGCTCGAAGGAGAAGGGCTTCGCCGAGGACCGCCTGCTGGACCTGGCCCGCCAGGCCGGGGTCCCCGACCTGGAGCGCTTCAAGGCGGACATGGCCGGGGAGCAGGCCGCGGCGGCCCTGAAGAAGGACCAGGACGAGGGCTACCGCATCGGCGTCACCTCCACCCCCTCCTTCCTGGTGGGCGGCAAGCCGATCGCCGGCGCCCAGCCGCTCCCGGCCTTCACGGCCGCCATCGCGGAGGCGCAGGCGAAGGCGGCCGCGCAGCAGTGA